Proteins co-encoded in one Brassica rapa cultivar Chiifu-401-42 chromosome A02, CAAS_Brap_v3.01, whole genome shotgun sequence genomic window:
- the LOC103855024 gene encoding bidirectional sugar transporter SWEET5-like, whose product MTDTNTARTIVGIIGNVIAFGLFSAPIPTMVKICKMKSVSEFKPDPYVATVLNCMMWTFYGLPFVQPDSLLVITINGAGLVMELVYVVIFFIFATSPVRKRITIAMVIEVIFMAVVVFCTLYFLHTTKQRSMLVGILCIIFNIIMYASPLTVMALVIKTKSVKYMPFFLSLANFMNGAIWIVYACLKFDLYILIPNALGCLSGTIQFILYALYYKTTNWSDDDEDKEKSNLNAEIELSQA is encoded by the exons ATGACGGACACCAACACTGCCCGGACGATCGTCGGAATCATCG GAAACGTGATCGCCTTCGGCTTGTTTTCTGCTCCAAT ACCAACGATGGTGAAGATATGTAAGATGAAATCGGTATCAGAGTTTAAGCCAGATCCATACGTAGCTACAGTTTTAAACTGCATGATGTGGACCTTTTACGGACTTCCTTTTGTCCAACCTGATAGTCTCCTCGTCATCACCATTAATGGGGCTGGTCTTGTCATGGAACTCGTGTATGtcgtcatcttcttcatctttgcTACCTCGCCTGTCCGC AAAAGGATCACAATAGCTATGGTGATTGAGGTGATATTCATGGCTGTGGTGGTCTTCTGCACATTGTATTTTTTGCATACAACAAAACAGAGATCTATGCTTGTTGGGATCTTATGCATTATTTTCAATATTATCATGTATGCTTCTCCTTTAACCGTCATG GCACTTGTAATAAAGACAAAGAGCGTGAAGTACATGCCGTTCTTCTTGTCATTAGCCAACTTCATGAATGGAGCTATTTGGATTGTTTATGCATGTCTAAAATTTGACCTCTATATTTTG ATCCCAAATGCTCTTGGATGCCTATCAGGAACAATACAATTTATATTATACGCACTTTACTATAAAACAACTAACTGGAGCGACGAT
- the LOC103855025 gene encoding bidirectional sugar transporter SWEET5-like translates to MTDIKTARTIVGAIGNVIAFGLYSAPIPTMVKICKMKSVAEFKPDPYIATVINCMMWAFYGLPFVTPDNILVITNNGVGLAMELVYVIIFFTFATSPVRKKITIAIVIEVLFMAVVVFCTLYFLHTTKQRSMLVGILCIIFNVIMYAAPLTAMAQVIKTKSVKYMPFSLSLANFMNGAIWIVYSCLKFDLYILIPNVLGCLSGIIQLILYAIYYKTTNWKDDDEDNENSNSNAEIEHSQA, encoded by the exons ATGACGGACATCAAAACTGCTCGGACGATCGTCGGAGCCATCG GAAACGTGATCGCCTTCGGCTTGTACTCCGCTCCAAT ACCGACGATGGTGAAGATATGTAAGATGAAATCGGTGGCAGAGTTTAAGCCAGATCCATATATAGCTACAGTTATAAACTGCATGATGTGGGCCTTTTACGGACTTCCTTTTGTTACACCTGATAATATCCTCGTCATCACCAATAATGGAGTTGGTCTTGCCATGGAACTCGTGTatgtcatcatcttcttcacctTTGCTACCTCGCCTGTCCGC aAAAAGATCACAATAGCTATCGTGATTGAGGTGCTATTCATGGCTGTGGTGGTCTTCTGCACATTGTATTTTTTGCATACAACAAAACAGAGATCTATGCTAGTTGGGATCTTATGCATTATTTTCAATGTTATCATGTATGCGGCTCCTTTAACCGCCATG GCACAAGTGATAAAGACAAAGAGCGTGAAGTACATGCCGTTCTCCCTGTCTTTAGCCAACTTCATGAACGGAGCCATTTGGATCGTTTATTCATGTCTTAAATTTGACCTCTATATTTTG ATCCCAAATGTTCTTGGATGCCTATCAGGAATAATACAATTAATATTATACGCAATTTACTACAAAACAACTAACTGGAAAGACGATGATGAAGATAACGAAAATAGCAATTCAAATGCTGAAATCGAGCATTCCCAAGCTTGA